In one Candidatus Paceibacterota bacterium genomic region, the following are encoded:
- a CDS encoding cellulose synthase operon protein YhjQ/BcsQ: MNPANPSNGANGQSAAPGGFNVDDAVFTVFRHKWLILAFVCLGVAGAVAVRFVRPPPYVSKAKLMVHYVLNTRDMTTMTPDSPHAQSIEYGAQSIINAETEIITSLDVAQIVADKIGPAKILAKKGGGTDRMAAAGVIASGIEVAPPRSSILTISFKHPDGDIVQPVLQAVLEAYMRKHRDVRLMPDSYLLQQREELGAKLTQTEEQLKDLKMQAKILFPDEMKKSYQAQIGKVQDELLDTERELIERNAMVGERGLGALAVTNGVAGAVPPDALSNYSFATSKLEELKRQESELLLQYKEAYPLVQNVRERIQKLTRQKADLEQQYPTLAHLLLTAAHGSTNTVSTDVLVARKAALGIILSNLQEQATQVLDLEPKIAELERVKSEHQKTYELVTARLEQQQRDESLVADKVVNMSEVESPTPPGLDTKKMMKLVGMVLAGCIGMGLGLAFLIDLFLDRSIKRASDIERYLRLPVLLSIPDTACAGWLRMPRWLTGLRRGKSAAAHGLGGNGDGHTGTSVVPWDPAHQLRSYTEGLRERIVSYFEVHNLNLKKPKLVAVTGCAGGAGVSTLASGLAAALSKTGDGNVLLVDMNVDQGVAHSFHKGKPGCGISDALEPENRSGAQVEDNLYVASLNNGSNDKLVRVLPNRFNQLMPRLKASDYDYIIFDMPPVTQTSATPRLASYMDLALLVLESEKTSQHSAARASALMREARANVAAVLNKHRSHMPTALSQEG, translated from the coding sequence CTAACGGAGCTAACGGGCAAAGTGCGGCGCCAGGTGGTTTCAACGTGGATGACGCCGTCTTTACCGTATTCCGGCATAAGTGGCTTATTCTGGCGTTTGTCTGCCTGGGGGTGGCGGGCGCGGTGGCTGTTCGCTTCGTGCGGCCACCACCGTATGTCTCCAAAGCCAAGCTAATGGTGCATTATGTCCTTAACACGCGGGACATGACGACTATGACTCCAGACAGCCCACATGCGCAATCCATCGAGTATGGCGCGCAGAGCATCATTAACGCCGAAACCGAGATCATAACCAGTCTGGATGTCGCACAGATCGTCGCTGACAAGATCGGCCCAGCGAAGATTCTGGCCAAGAAGGGCGGCGGCACAGACCGTATGGCGGCGGCGGGGGTGATTGCATCCGGGATCGAAGTCGCCCCGCCGAGAAGTTCCATTCTCACCATCTCGTTCAAACATCCAGACGGCGACATCGTCCAACCCGTCCTGCAAGCTGTGCTTGAGGCCTATATGCGCAAGCATCGGGACGTGCGTTTGATGCCGGACAGTTACTTGCTGCAGCAGCGCGAGGAACTGGGGGCCAAGCTCACCCAGACGGAGGAGCAGCTTAAAGATCTGAAGATGCAGGCCAAAATCCTGTTCCCGGACGAAATGAAGAAGTCCTACCAGGCTCAGATCGGCAAGGTTCAGGATGAACTACTTGATACAGAGCGGGAACTAATCGAACGCAATGCGATGGTGGGCGAGCGGGGCCTCGGCGCCTTGGCGGTTACCAACGGTGTGGCAGGCGCTGTGCCGCCCGACGCGTTGAGCAATTATAGCTTTGCCACCTCCAAGCTGGAAGAGTTGAAACGGCAGGAGAGCGAATTGCTGCTGCAGTATAAGGAAGCTTATCCGCTCGTCCAGAACGTCCGCGAGCGGATCCAGAAGCTCACGCGCCAAAAGGCTGACTTGGAACAGCAGTATCCCACCCTGGCGCACTTACTCCTAACTGCGGCGCACGGCAGCACCAATACCGTCAGCACGGATGTGCTGGTGGCGAGGAAGGCGGCGCTGGGCATTATCCTGAGCAACCTTCAAGAGCAGGCCACACAGGTCCTGGACTTGGAGCCCAAGATTGCCGAATTGGAGCGAGTCAAATCCGAGCACCAGAAGACTTACGAGCTGGTTACGGCCCGGCTTGAGCAGCAACAGAGAGACGAATCCCTGGTCGCCGACAAGGTGGTCAATATGAGCGAGGTGGAAAGCCCGACGCCGCCCGGACTAGACACCAAGAAGATGATGAAACTGGTGGGCATGGTTCTTGCCGGCTGCATTGGCATGGGTTTGGGGCTGGCGTTCCTGATTGACCTATTTCTCGACCGAAGCATCAAACGTGCTTCGGACATCGAGCGCTACCTTCGTCTACCAGTGCTTCTGAGCATACCGGACACTGCCTGTGCCGGGTGGCTCCGGATGCCGCGCTGGCTAACTGGGTTGAGGCGCGGCAAGAGCGCCGCGGCACACGGACTCGGCGGCAATGGGGACGGCCACACTGGAACCTCTGTGGTGCCATGGGACCCAGCACATCAATTGCGGAGCTATACGGAGGGTCTGCGGGAGCGGATCGTCAGCTATTTTGAGGTGCACAACCTGAATCTCAAGAAGCCGAAGTTGGTTGCGGTGACGGGATGTGCTGGTGGCGCGGGCGTCTCAACCCTGGCGAGCGGACTGGCAGCGGCGCTTTCCAAGACCGGGGATGGGAACGTGCTTTTGGTGGACATGAATGTGGACCAGGGAGTCGCTCATTCCTTTCACAAGGGCAAACCGGGTTGCGGCATATCGGATGCACTCGAGCCGGAGAATCGCAGCGGGGCACAGGTCGAGGATAACCTGTATGTTGCCTCACTTAACAACGGGAGCAACGACAAGTTAGTAAGAGTACTGCCGAACCGATTCAATCAACTGATGCCAAGGCTCAAGGCGAGCGACTACGATTACATAATCTTCGACATGCCCCCCGTGACGCAAACCAGCGCAACACCGCGGTTAGCGAGTTACATGGATTTGGCATTGTTGGTGCTTGAATCCGAGAAGACCAGCCAGCACTCAGCGGCCCGGGCGAGCGCGCTGATGCGGGAGGCGCGGGCGAATGTGGCCGCGGTCCTCAACAAACACCGCTCCCACATGCCGACGGCCCTTTCACAGGAAGGGTGA